In Haematobia irritans isolate KBUSLIRL chromosome 1, ASM5000362v1, whole genome shotgun sequence, a genomic segment contains:
- the LOC142227753 gene encoding uncharacterized protein LOC142227753, translating into MVNKAFSSLGFMKSKEFNDPEVIIFEVVYIGQSVTVTTRQYKNRVSDDTRLDNPVPTSRPENASMLSYQPSTSKGQPNNSSSEVIQTCFAASSSGILLGTAMVNLLHQGEVYKVRALLDTGSEGSFISENLANLLKLPVRRTSAIISGLNSSVSASVHKECSFMLVSDVVPDFELTVSALIVPHLSNNLPSKTIHVESFSNLPRLDLADPRFYESAKIDILLGADVLPSILLPRNLHQICGTLMAQETVFGWILTGPIAHRNSSCFNTCVSYFCDISLDQKISRFWEVENIPRKRFPSRDDKYCEDLYRKTTRRNPEGRYVVVLPFKESNPDKSCLGVSRKSAMAQFLRNETRLLKDAYLKSEYDKALDEYRILGHMFPVTSPNALMAEPNYYLPHHAVVKPERATTKIRVVFNASCPTSTGVSLNDVLHTGPVLQNDLTILILRWRFYRFVLNGDIQQMYRQILVDSSDTPFQRILFRKSQDDPIQDFELKTVTFGLNCAPYLAIRTMIQLANDVQDKYPLASHILKSCMYVDDALIGAHSIPIAIATRDQLIQALNSAGFSIRKWISNRKAILHGLPEDSLLYSDFLEFEDRSSAKTLGIR; encoded by the coding sequence TATAAAAATCGAGTCTCGGACGATACCCGTTTAGATAATCCTGTCCCGACCTCAAGGCCGGAAAATGCTTCCATGTTGTCCTACCAACCATCCACATCCAAGGGTCAGCCTAATAACTCTTCCAGTGAAGTTATACAGACCTGTTTTGCTGCCAGTTCTAGTGGGATTTTATTAGGGACAGCGATGGTAAATCTTTTACATCAAGGGGAAGTATATAAAGTTCGGGCGTTGTTGGATACAGGCTCCGAAGGTTCTTTCATATCGGAGAATCTTGCTAACTTATTGAAACTTCCAGTCCGTCGAACTTCCGCCATTATTTCCGGTTTGAATAGTTCGGTTTCTGCTTCCGTACACAAGGAATGTTCTTTTATGTTGGTTTCGGACGTGGTGCCCGATTTCGAACTAACAGTGTCGGCTTTAATAGTACCACACCTCTCCAATAATCTACCGTCCAAAACTATCCATGTTGAATCGTTCTCGAATTTGCCTCGACTAGATTTGGCCGATCCCAGATTTTATGAGAGTGCCAAAATTGATATTCTCTTAGGCGCTGATGTTCTTCCTTCAATCCTGTTGCCCAGGAACCTTCATCAGATTTGTGGCACTCTAATGGCTCAAGAAACTGTCTTTGGATGGATTCTTACGGGACCTATTGCTCATCGAAATTCCTCCTGTTTCAATACTTGTGTTTCATACTTTTGTGATATCTCTTTGGATCAAAAGATTTCCCGGTTCTGGGAAGTGGAGAACATACCACGAAAACGATTTCCCTCACGGGATGATAAATACTGCGAGGATTTGTATAGGAAAACGACAAGACGGAATCCCGAGGGCAGATATGTTGTTGTTCTCCCATTCAAAGAATCCAATCCAGACAAATCATGCCTCGGAGTTTCACGAAAGAGTGCAATGGCGCAGTTTCTCCGTAATGAAACGCGTCTTCTTAAGGATGCTTATTTGAAATCCGAATATGATAAGGCTCTTGATGAATATCGTATATTGGGACATATGTTCCCAGTGACTTCTCCGAATGCATTAATGGCTGAGCCCAACTATTACTTACCCCATCATGCAGTGGTCAAGCCTGAAAGGGCAACGACTAAGATTCGAGTCGTCTTCAATGCATCATGTCCAACGTCAACTGGGGTAAGCCTAAATGACGTTCTTCACACGGGTCCAGTACTTCAGAATGACCTGACCATTTTAATCTTACGATGGCGTTTCTATCGATTTGTTTTGAATGGTGACATACAGCAAATGTACCGACAAATCCTGGTAGATTCGTCCGATACTCCCTTTCAACGAATTTTATTTCGTAAATCACAGGATGATCCAATCCAGGACTTTGAATTGAAGACTGTGACGTTTGGCTTGAATTGTGCTCCTTATTTAGCCATTCGTACCATGATTCAGTTGGCGAATGATGTTCAGGATAAGTATCCCTTAGCTAGTCATATTTTAAAATCGTGTATGTATGTGGATGATGCGTTAATTGGCGCTCATTCCATTCCAATAGCCATTGCTACTAGGGATCAACTCATTCAGGCTTTGAATTCTGCAGGATTTTCAATACGCAAATGGATTTCGAATCGAAAAGCCATTCTTCACGGGCTTCCTGAAGATAGCCTTTTGTACAGCGATTTTTTGGAATTCGAAGATCGCAGTTCAGCAAAGACCTTAGGAATCCGTTGA
- the LOC142227785 gene encoding uncharacterized protein LOC142227785: MHSTTKTQLIKNKGPFICRVCRKVHALKSCWKFRRMNSTERMKAVEKFGYCVNCLAHSHSDGSCFTKTGCGYCRKRHHSLLHIHTRLLESNKCNKLKQQSSAKEQNPSSSTSSLKTKQSSVTDTVPTTTSLTAILKQNAATLLPTALVKISSKDGKHSARCLFDTASKMSCISKQFVDKLGLTTLELDNEIICPITLWSYVDSNFQIETILRVNNRIGTITPKKSLPESILTNFNNLKLADKHFYKASTIDIILGVDVFSRVVRDGIFVRTGLPTAQNTSFGIILYGNFSI; the protein is encoded by the coding sequence atgcaTTCGACCACAAAAACTCAGCTTATCAAGAACAAAGGTCCAtttatttgtagagtttgtcGGAAAGTTCATGCCTTAAAATCTTGCTGGAAATTTAGAAGAATGAATTCTACAGAACGAATGAaagctgtagaaaaatttggatACTGTGTCAATTGTTTGGCACACTCGCACTCGGATGGGTCCTGTTTTACCAAGACAGGTTGCGGGTATTGCCGTAAGCGCCACCACTCATTGCTGCACATACATACCAGATTGCTAGAATCCAACAAATGCAATAAGTTAAAGCAGCAATCATCGGCGAAAGAACAAAACCCATCATCCTCCACcagttctttaaaaacaaaacaatcttCAGTCACTGACACAGTACCCACCACAACATCCCTCACCGCAATTCTCAAACAAAATGCTGCCACTCTTCTACCTACAGCTTTGGTAAAAATAAGTTCAAAGGACGGCAAACATAGTGCCAGGTGCTTGTTTGACACAGCTTCAAAAATGAGCTGCATCTCCAAACAATTTGTGGATAAATTAGGGTTGACTACTTTAGAGCTAGATAATGAAATAATATGTCCAATCACTCTCTGGTCATATGTCGACTCTAATTTTCAAATTGAAACTATTTTGCGAGTAAACAACCGAATCGGTACCATAACACCCAAGAAATCACTTCCAGAATCCATCCTCACCAACTTTAACAACCTGAAACTGGCtgataaacatttctataaagcGTCCACAATTGACATCATATTGGGAGTCGACGTTTTTTCACGAGTAGTCcgggatggaatttttgttcgTACAGGTCTACCAACAGCACAGAATACCAGCTTTGGaattattttatatggaaacttTTCTATCTAA
- the LOC142227769 gene encoding uncharacterized protein LOC142227769, with amino-acid sequence MQKIWMERTDWDSLISTETQTMWKNFQGDYPLIEKIRIPRWVSFSPEADIEFHGFSDASEKAYSAALYIRMTYPNAISTRLISSKTKVAPLKTLSIPRLELCGASLLAEMIDNLIPHFDIQKYTIYCWTDSTIVLSWLAKPPCVWTTFVANRVSKITHVVDPSRWFHVNSEENPADIASRGTSPQELSRCKLWWEGPTWLSESSRTWPKIPKEVVGDTDCERKSVQVHFSYFKDFLDILHRFSSFPRAMRVISYVYRFYLGTHPKYRSNYKRDSASITAAEILFVRKKLIIVTQKAYYANEYLTLSSKKSISSSSPTLCLNPFMDSEGIMRICGRLESSTTLSYQERHPIILPYNCQYSRLLVHFTHQISLHGGNQLVLRLVRTQYWIPKVQNLIKAIIHNCKPCILYKKRCQKQLMAALPPERCEISRPFAHTGIDFAGPFELKSFAGRCCRISKGYVCVFICFSTRAIHLEATTDLSSSAFLAAFSRFVSRRGCPLHIHSDNGTTFIGASKVLAKEFIQTSRQAVTSNYAHQNVTWHFIPPGAPHMGGLWEAGVKSFKLHFRKVAGVHKYTFEEFQTLLSKIEACLNSRPISPSSQEPSDLAALTPGHFLIGCPILVPLEPESNQSPISIQNRWQKIKALYQQFCTRWKNEYLKELQKRHKWKTPDSNLQEDMLVVVKEENLPPNSWRLGRISRIYMGSDGRVRVADVRTERGTITRPITKLVVLPHESV; translated from the coding sequence ATGCAGAAAATCTGGATGGAAAGAACAGACTGGGATTCCTTAATTTCCACAGAGACCCAAacaatgtggaaaaattttcagggTGACTATCCACTTATAGAAAAGATTAGAATTCCGAGATGGGTGAGCTTTTCACCCGAGGCAGACATTGAATTCCACGGTTTTTCGGATGCCTCAGAGAAGGCATATTCTGCTGCACTTTACATACGCATGACTTATCCCAATGCAATATCCACACGTTTAATATCATCCAAGACCAAGGTTGCTCCATTAAAGACTTTGTCAATTCCTCGATTGGAGCTATGCGGAGCCTCACTTTTGGCAGAAATGATCGATAATCTAATTCCACACTTTGATATCCAAAAATATACAATATACTGTTGGACAGACTCAACGATTGTACTGTCATGGTTGGCAAAACCACCTTGTGTTTGGACAACTTTCGTGGCAAATCGAGTCTCGAAAATAACGCACGTAGTGGATCCATCACGATGGTTTCATGTTAACTCGGAAGAAAATCCAGCTGATATAGCCAGTCGAGGCACTAGCCCCCAAGAGCTTTCGAGATGTAAGCTTTGGTGGGAAGGGCCAACTTGGCTTTCTGAATCTTCAAGAACATGGCCAAAAATCCCGAAGGAAGTTGTCGGCGATACAGATTGTGAAAGGAAATCTGtgcaagttcatttttcatattttaaggattttctcgACATACTACATCGTTTTTCTTCATTTCCAAGAGCTATGAGAGTAATTTCTTACGTCTACAGATTCTATCTGGGTACCCATCCAAAATATCGATCAAATTATAAAAGAGATTCAGCATCCATTACTGCTGCCGAAATTCTTTTTGTTCGTAAGAAACTTATTATCGTGACCCAAAAAGCCTATTATGCAAACGAATACCTGACTCTTTCTAGCAAAAAATCCATATCGTCTTCTAGTCCCACACTATGTTTGAATCCTTTCATGGATTCAGAAGGCATAATGCGCATTTGTGGGAGATTGGAATCATCAACAACCCTGTCGTACCAAGAACGTCATCCGATTATTCTGCCGTACAATTGTCAGTATTCTAGGTTGCTTGTACATTTCACCCATCAAATTAGTTTACATGGTGGTAATCAACTAGTACTTAGACTTGTCCGTACGCAATACTGGATTCCAAAAGTGCAGAACCTAATCAAGGCTATTATCCATAATTGCAAGCCATGTATTTTATATAAGAAAAGATGTCAGAAACAGTTAATGGCCGCTTTACCTCCTGAGAGATGTGAAATTTCACGTCCATTTGCTCATACCGGAATCGACTTTGCTGGTCCCTTTGAGCTGAAAAGCTTTGCGGGAAGATGCTGCCGTATTTCAAAgggctatgtgtgtgtgttcatTTGTTTTTCAACTCGGGCGATACACCTCGAAGCTACAACTGATTTGTCATCGTCCGCTTTTCTTGCTGCATTTAGCCGATTTGTATCACGGCGAGGATGTCCACTTCATATACATTCCGACAACGGAACCACTTTCATTGGTGCTTCCAAGGTTTTGGCTAAAGAGTTTATCCAAACATCACGACAAGCAGTGACCTCAAATTACGCTCACCAGAATGTTACTTGGCACTTCATACCCCCCGGTGCCCCACATATGGGTGGTCTATGGGAGGCCGGTGTGAAAAGTTTCAAGTTACATTTCAGAAAGGTGGCGGGTGTCCATAAATATACATTCGAGGAATTCCAAACTTTATTATCCAAGATAGAAGCATGTTTAAACTCTAGACCAATATCTCCAAGTTCCCAAGAACCTTCCGATCTTGCAGCTCTAACTCCAGGTCACTTCTTAATTGGATGTCCTATTTTGGTTCCGCTGGAACCTGAATCCAATCAATCTCCAATATCTATTCAAAACCGATGGCAAAAAATCAAAGCACTTTACCAGCAATTTTGCACCCGTTGGAAGAACGAATACTTAAAGGAGCTTCAAAAACGACATAAGTGGAAAACACCCGACTCCAATCTCCAAGAGGACATGTTAGTCGTCGTAAAGGAAGAAAATTTGCCTCCTAATAGTTGGCGACTGGGAAGAATCTCTCGAATCTACATGGGAAGCGACGGAAGAGTTCGGGTGGCCGACGTAAGAACAGAACGAGGCACGATAACAAGGCCAATAACAAAACTCGTTGTTCTGCCCCACGAAAGTGTATAa